Below is a genomic region from Fusarium oxysporum Fo47 chromosome VIII, complete sequence.
CGAAGAAAGCAATGGCTGTGAGTGTAGTTTCGATATTTCAACGGCAGATCAAGCGACTTTTATACTTGAAAAGACCTGAAAGTTTATCCATTTTCTCATTTGCGCGACATCTCACACAGCTAGTGGGACTTTCTGGAGTACTTCCTCAAAAGTTACGCTATTCGAGAAACGGCAGTATTATTCAAAAGGTCGTCTCCATAGACCTGTCTAGACTGATCTCGAGCATGACGCTCTTGCCAATACAAGCTGTATCAAACTACGAAATAATAACGTAAGCTCTGCATTTACTACTATTGGGTTGTTCGTTCGCGAGGTATTAACCACCTGCCGAAGAAAGTAAGTGTTGTCTCACATCATCCACCACCGGCAGTATGACCAACAGGGCTGTGTTAATTCCTGAACCTTGAAAGAAATGTCTATTTGCGAAAATGAACGCGATATCAAACTAATGTAGTATATATAATTGCTATTACTTTTCACCTGGTTAAATACAGATATAGGCAACGAAATCACTACCTCAGCATAAAAGGTAGCAGTAATATCCATTCTTTAAGTCCAGACTGATATCCATATCCCCCATCTAATAACTTACacttaataaggttattacaACAGTATAAGCTTAATTAATCTCTGTATTCTTTACGTCTAAAAACTGCAAGGATACAGCGCAAAGATACAGCACTTGGCAACTAGTTAGTCAGCTGCCATATTACTGAAAAAAATTCTCAATCCCTTGTAGATACCGCTAAGGGTCACCCACCAGCTGCCAGTATTAGCCACATCGCGCACATTATCGTGACCCCTTCTTCTACTATATGAGAGTTGGTAGCATACCTTGGTTTCTTACCAGAAGAGCTATACGACACAAAATTCGAGCCTTACAATTCTTAACTCCTGGAGGCTCTTGACATATCTGCGTTGAGCTTATTCCAGCGGCGTTTGTTTTAACCCATTACACCTTAGTAAGCTGCATTGGTATGTAATAAGGGGTGTAGGGTAAGTAAAGTGTGAAGTAATGACAAGTCCTTGAAATTACGCTTAAATGAGATTGTACAGAAGCAAGAGCCCCACAATATAATACTACATAAATAGAACCTGACAATAATTGGCTAATTAAATGACACTACTGGTTATTTGTCCCAACGAGGAATAGCTTGAATATTGTCACTATTATCCCATATTAATCTCACCTCCTGCCACCCCTCTCGCATTTCTTTTGCTTGTTTTCGCTAAGACTTCTGCATGTGGGCTACACATTATCAATTTCTGCGTACCGCGTATTGTTCTGCGTATTGTAAGACAACTATGAATGCCGTTGACGAGGCCAAGACGCCAAAGACGAGGCACTGCACTACGCGGAGTCGGAGTGGCTGCGTGGCGTGTCGCGAGAAGCATATCCGGTGTGATGAGAAACGCCCTTCGTGGTACGTCAGCTGTCAAATGGGTGATATATACGGCGGACTGGCCAGTGAGATGGTGTTTTCTAACTGTCAATAGCCTGAActgtgttgagaagaagctaccATGCCATTACATGCCAAAGATCCCACTGCGGGAACGTAGGACTAAAGCTCGTCCTGGACAGCAAATGGTCTGGTCTGTGACCCAGAGCCAGGCAGCCGCGGTTATTACTTCTCCAGATGAGACGTCCTTGATGACGTTGCTCTCTGACGTTATGAGACCCAGCGGAGTGTTTGATCCCTTCGACGCTTTGCCCATTAAGATGCCACTCAGATCAAAAGAGCTTCTGCACTACTGTTTGTTCGCTTACCCCAGTTCAGCCACAACCTATGACTAATTATTGCTCCCAGTCTTTCAAGCTGGGTACGGTTTCGGCCCCTTTCCCAGGAACCCAGACGATTGGTCAGCCCCTGCTCCAGATTTTGACATGGACGTATGAATATTAACAGTTGGACTGACTAGCCTTATCCCCATTACCCAGAACCCAGATCTTCTACAGAATACCTTGCTGGTTTCCGGAATCCATTATGCTCGGAACAAAGGCGATCTCGCTTTATTTGAGCCCACGTTTCTTTTCCATAAGATCCAATGCATACGACAGGTCAACCTTTGGCTTGGAAGCGGGCCAGACAAAAACCTGCAGACAAAGTGTGCGCGATACATTAGCACGCTTGCCATCACAGAGGCCTGTCTGGGAGACTTTGAAGCTGCTGAGTCTCACCTCAATGGCCTTGTGGTCTACCTTGACTCCAAACGACTGCAAACAGACCAAGACGCAAGAGGTCAGGTGGAAGATGAGTTGACCAGTCGTTATTTAATTCTGTAATAATTTCCACATTTCCATAAAGACGATCATGTCTGCTGACTATCTACCTTTTCTTCTAGGGCCAAAAATGTTCTTCATAGCACGGCAAGTCGCGTCAGGGACTTGATTGCAAATTACTGTGTCGCTAGAGGTATCAAAGAGCCTTTGAAAGTTACAGAGTACGGCTTAATGAAGCACAAACCACATCTGCATGATACAAGCGGCACTATATCCTGCCTGAAAGCCACGAGGATGTTGCCATTCTTCTTCGGCTTCCTCCCCACTGAAAGAATGCCCAAGGATGTTGACATGCACATGACAGTCAAAGTCCTGCGAGATCTAACGCGACGCGCTGATCCAAGACACACAAACAGGTCTGCATATACCAACTGGAAAATTTGGCATAGCGGTGACACGCCGAGGCTTCTCTTCGCGTTGGTGGATTCCCACATAGAATCGTTTTCCGACAAGCTCCAGCTGCCGCCTCAAGGCCGACAAACGTTCATATCATCATGGTCCAGTTTCTGCGTGACCATGGGCATGTATCTTACCAATGTTGTCGAACTCTGGAACCATGGCCTACCAATTGAACGTCGATTGCACTACTACACTATACGAGTCTTGGAAGACGATATTCGGAATGGTTACGAGACATTGGAACACATGGACCAGGAGACACGTTATACATGGTTCTGGAAAGCCTTCGTTGGATCGTTGACCGTGGCCCAGGCTCAATCGGCTGACTATGACGAGCGGCTTGATGGCATGTTCGACAAGTTTTCCAAGTACATCAAAGCGTTCACGCGGGTTGAAAAGATGTCATCGTGGGACGAAGCAAAAAAGATCTTGGTAACTGTGGTGTGGCCAATGGAGTGTACGCAGGACGAGATATGCACAAAGGTATGGGCCAGATTGCTTGCCAAGCACTGAGCTTACTACCAGGAGTGGAAGCATGtaatcttttttatattGGAGCGCTCAAAGTCTCTGTTGCTCAAGAAAGTCTTGTGAACAAGTCAAATAATACACTACGTTCGATAAAATTTACCCTGAGTTCGTGAACAAGCACATTCGTAATAAGCCCCTGTGACGACCAGCTATTTGCACTGATGTGAGCATAAGATTTGAGGATTCGTAAGTTAGCCGAAGCGATGCCCATCTCATGCTTGGCTACTCGCTTCTGATAAGGGAAATGATGCTAAGATAAGTTCGGATTAAGCGGTCACCTAGAAATCGAGTAAACCGTGCTTTCAAGGCAACATACTAATGACAATTCGTAGTGGCGCTCTCAATTGCGGTCAATATAGCGGTCGATTGCTTTTCAGAATAACACTCATTGCAATTCTCTGAAGAGCTGGCCAAACCCAACAACATTTTTCCAATGTAACCCAAAAACTCCATTGCTGCTTTCCCTATCGGTAACCGCCCAACTGACCTTTCGTAAGGTGTTGGACGTCGCACAAACGCCAAGAAGTAAGATCTGACCAAGGATACAAAAGCCCAGCTGAAATATTTATTCCGATCATCTTTAAATTAGCTTAACTTAGACAAATACACGAGAATGATGACAGATGGCTCCGCATTTATGCATAATATGAGATGCACAGCCTTTTCAGCTAATTAAAATTACAGTAGTGACGAGGATTATTCCGAGTGACTAACTGTAAATGAACTTATTTTTCAGACATCACAGCCCTGCAAAAGTGGGTCGATATACTAGCAGGCTGTGTTCAACTCACCCTGGACCTACGCAGAGCTGCCTGTATACAATCTGTTGATAAGATCTCCAGCTAACAGTGGGTTTTGCTCGATGTTTGAACTTTTTGATTGGACAACTTACGGGTGGATGCCCTCCAGTCCGAAACATTTTACTGAATGAAAACCTGTAAGCTTGTGGATACCATCATATGACCATGGTCTGTTTGAGgttattttattaaagatGTAGAACTTCTGATACGGTCTGACCACTGCAGGTCACTATTTCAGGGCCACCTTCACATTGGCTGAAATAATGTTTTCCTTTGACACGTATAGTAAGCACTAAGACTGTAGATTTCAGCTGCACATCTGAGAGGAGATAGCGGTAGGCTGGTTCATATTCCAGAGAGGACTGTGCGTGAGTCTTGTGTCTCTTTATGGCTAGACTGAAGCCGTATATTTGAGAACTTTCGTCGTTGGCTACCTCAAGTCTCCaagttgttggttgtgatAAAATTAAAGTGCATTCCGAAATGTCAATGGAAATGGTTTAAAAAGCCATAATTCGCTGGTCCCCAAAAGCCACTCATTACTTTCACACTCACTTCAATTCAATTCACCGACCTCTACTTTCATCCCAATATCCATCATGGCGACATTCGACCGCAATCTTTGCACTCTGGCTACTTGTAGCGTGGAGAAGTTCGGCTGGTACCACTACGTTCCCAATCTTGGAGCCAACGCCTTTTATCTCGCCGTCTTTGCCATCTTCGCCATTATTCAGCTCTACTTGGCTATTAGATACAGGGTTTGGGGCACTTTTGCTCTTGGACTTGTGCTCGGTTGCGTTACAGAGGCGATTGGCTATGCTGGtcgcgttatgcaggccCGAGGGGATGGTATTTTCAAGAAAAAGTCAGTGTAGCGCTTTCTCCTTTCACAGAACTTGCTGCTAACAGCTATGCCACTTCAGATACTTTGTGATCCAGCTCGTATGCCTTACCATCGCGCCCGCTCTCATCTCTGCTCCGATTTATCTCTCCCTCGGCCGAGTCGTCAAAGCATACGGAAGACAGTTCTCTCTCATGTCACCCAGAACATATGCAGTCATTTTCATCTGCTCTGATGTTGTCTCGCTGATCCTCCAAGCTATGGGTGGAGGTCTTGCCGCTACTGGAAAGACACAGAAGAAGGTCGACACTGGCGTGCACATTCTGGTAGCAGGATTGGCCTATCAAGTGCTTTCCTTGGCTGTCTTCATTGGTCTGGCGACTCATCTTTGGTCTCGCGTCCGCCGCATGGGCACTAAAGACGCTAACCCCCGATTTACCGAACTACGAGCTTCTCGACAGTTGAAGTCATTTATCTGGGGTATGTCACTCTTCCactttttcttcttactAGGCTGACCATCTTGAAGCTTTGAGCATTGctaccatcaccatcacaatCCGTTGCATCTATCGTGTAGTTGAGCTCTCTGGTGGCTTCAAGTCTGAGGCTGCCAACGATGAACCTTCTCTCATGGTCCTTGATGGTCCCATGATCATGGCAGCCCTCCTTGCACTGACCGTCTGCCACCCAGGACCCCTGTTTTTTGGAGACTGGAAGCGACTGGGTCAGGACTCTGGATATCCTGAAATCGGCGAGGAGATTGAGCAGGTCAAGCAGGATGTTGAGCGTAAGTAGAGTAATACTGAGGAGATACACTGCAGTTGGGGTTGAGGACAGGGGGTAATGTACAGTAAGGGTTTTCAGTTATCTGACTGAGAGTTAGTAGTGCTGGCTGgctaagtaatataataaagaatcCCAGTTAgttttagttattatattatataatgTCTTCttttaaataagttatatataataaatatttacTTTCTGTTaaatagctaattaatataattaaatatttttttttaaatttattaattaaaaagaattGAAGTATTATAACCCAACACATTCTGACGTAGCATCAGAAAAACAGCCCCCAGCAGAGAGAGCCTTTCCAATTGGCTTCTAGAACAAAGAACTACGAAGGAGCGGCACTCAAATTTGGATGGAAATTTGGAGAAATTGTAAGTTATGAGCTGAGAAGCAACCTATACTGATCATAGGCGAAGGGTTGTGACAGCACCCTCGAATCATCTTAAAGGAGAATTAAAGGAAATAAGAAGAGACTTAAGCTAACAGGTTATCAGACAGACAATCCTCCAACTCCCAGTATCAAAGCCTCTCTGCTAAAACAAGACTCTCCTTCAGAGCTCGATGCCAAACCTACACTGGGAAATGCGAATCAATGCATTACGAGTGTTGGCAAGTCAGATGACGTTAGCAAATCGCCTAAAACTAGAAAGGGGAAAGAACCTGCCAAAGGAGAAATTCACGATAACAAGGAATCGGGGTTGGGTGAGGCTAGCACTTGATTAGGTCGATGAAACAGAGAAATGCAATATtgtgaggaggaggcagatCACCAATGATCCGTGACTTACTGTCGGTAGATTTAGATATAACCCGAGGTTTTGCAAATTATAAGCGAAGTATACTTTGTATATTTGATACCTTGGAAAATTGTTAAGCGTCATAGAGCCACCTAGATTAGGGCTACAGATAGACTTAGACCTTTTTCCAGCACTTTTGATTATAAGCCTTATTGTCATATCGCGCCTCACTCGCGACCATCTGCGCGCTTTCGACTCTTGTCATCGATGTTGGATGGATAACAACGCGCTATATTTCCCAAGCAAGCACTCCAATACTCGGATGTGTAAGACGTTCCGAAAGCTTGCCAAGGGTTTCCTTCACGGAGCGCCAAAGGTTCATCAACGTTGCTTGTTGCTTCGAGAGCTACGTTCAGGTCTTCTTCCACATTGAGCAGCCGTTATTTACGAGGGACGAGAGCATTCGTCGACTACTATTTGCGCCGCGTCTGTGTGGTTCACACGATCAGATTTACGCCACGCAAACCTTCTATTCCATTGCCTATTATGTCTATGATGAGCACTGCACCATGCTACAGAATATAATCAGCCATCTGAGAGTAGGCGACGCGCCCATTAGCGGCAGGGCTCAGGACACCACCTAAACAACGGAAGAGCGGCAAAAGTGGCGACTACAAAATTGCAAACCTTAGAGAGAGATACCTGGAATCTATGGGTATCTTGTGAGGACGTATTGGAAATGTCACCTGATCAATGGAATTGGGCAGATTCATTCTGGGATGCCGATCGGACGTTTCGTTTGTTCATTTAGTAATTCCTCAATATATTTGGAACTGTGCACTTGGCAAGTCATGCCACGAGCCTCAACCCCTTAAGTCTTTGGAAACTATAACATAAGTGCGTCTCTCTTATCGAGCCTTTTATACGGCACAAAGCCTTCAACCTCCCCTTCTAACCGGTACCTTGTAAACTGAACAGAAGTCGCCGCGAAATCGGCCTAGGCATGGGTAGTTGAAGCACATCATGTCACTGCTGGCTCCGCTAGACCTGAAGATGTATTCAAATCCGCAGTTATCGCATTCCCATGCATCAACATATTCCCATAAGTTGGAGTCCTTCATATCATCGAGAAGAGGAACCCAACCTCTTAGTGACTTCCGGGGTGAATCGCTGTTGCTAGCTGCACAGGGAGGTTTCACTTGGACATTTGCCTTCAGGATCTTTGTAGATTGATATCCCATCAAGATGTCGTCCTCCCCGTTTCCCTCAGAAGTGGTATAGTCTGGTAATCCGGTCGGTATTACCGAACTGGATTCCTGTATTTTCGTCATGTCCTCAGTTGAGTAAGAAACTTGAATCTGTGGCGTTGGTGATCGATGTAGTGGTACAGTAAAGTCAAACTCCATGTCCTTTGGTGTCGCTGGTATCGAATCAACGCCACCGCATGATGAAGCCTTCTCTGTCTCCATATTATTCGATGCTTCACCCGATAATTCTTGAAACCCGCTGAATAATTGTTCCATCAACTGTTGAACAGCCTTTCCTTGATCTTTTGGCACTCCTAGACTTCTTAATATCCCTGGAACGACTCGGCTGCTTCCCTTCTTACATATCGCAATCATACTTCCAACGATTTCTTCCTTAGAGTCACCGAGATAAGGCCCTTCTCTTGGTGATGTCTGATTAAACAGAGTTTTCCAGATCTCGTGCCACTGCTTTTCTGGTGATAGTCTTCTATCTAAGCGGAGTTTAAGAACTCTCTGAGTCCTTATATTTACTCCTTTTGTATTGTCAGAAGTGCTTATTGTCCTATCTCGCTTGATATAATGGCGGCGAGAAAGATGCTGCTTCACATCTTGAACACGATAGAGCTTACGACTCAAGCATTCGATATGGCGCACTGGATCGAGCCGGAGATACGGGCAAGCAAAGGCTTTCCTTTCTTCAATGTCCTCTATACTGGAATCGTCACTTTCAATCACTGAGGAGCGGGGACTCCCCTCTTCGTCGCTAATGCACGTCTCAGTTGGGCTTAGAGGTAATGATTGTTCTCTCGAGGACGGTAGGTCTTCTTTAATTGACTGTATTGGTTCGAAATGATGGCCTGAGTCACGGTCAGTGGATAGATAGACATTTGGGAGCCAGTTATCTCACCTTTGACATACGTCAACAGCAAGGTGGAAGAAGGTCCAGCTATTTTTCTGCTTGGCAAACGGTCCATTTGACCCTGTTCATAATAGCTGCAGGTTTCTGATGCATCCAAAAATGCGAAAccctcagcttcatcaacaggTCTTTGTCTCAATGGAAGGGACTTATCCGAAAGCATGTCAAGAGAACAGTACTGGGGCTGCGTTTCAGCATTGAAGTTGGTTGCTTCTGTTCCATGATCCACTACTTGGGTACGATGGAGGGCTTCTGCGAAGCTAAGTGTCTGTGAACTTGCGTCGTGCGTTGGAAAAGGTGGTATGGGCGTTGAGAAAGTTGTTTCAAATTCAAAGTCGAATGAAGAGCTCATGGACTGTTGTGTTGTGAAATGTTCTGGGCTCACTGCCGAGGTCGCAAAAGACATGTCACTATCTGACCCCTCGCCTCCCTCCAGTGGCTGGGTTAGCTGGAGCCATGGGCAGGAGTTCTGGCCTGCCATGAACTCTAGCACTGTCGAGGCAACGATTATTCCTGCGAACAGGACTGCAGTGAAAGACAACTGGTGTATTGGTGCGGATGCCTTCATAGCAGTCTGGTCACGCATTCTCACATAGCCTTTGACTCCATGAGGCTCTTCCAGAATATTACGAACGAGAACGTCGATCAGGTTGATGCTGTACCAAGCATGGGATGCATGATGAAAAACTGGATAAACATGAGTGACGTCCTTGGGTGTTTGTGGCACATTTACTGGAGGTTAGCACCAATGGACAGGGGTTTCAGCGCTGGAGGGAGTGGCTCTAGCGTTAGCAGATCTACGAGCCACTATAATGTGAATGTGCAGGCACTTCAAGACTCaataaaatttataataaatgATCCTAGGTTTACCTAGATGTTTTTATAACCTAGAATAGAGGTCCTAGGTTTTCTTTCCTCCCCTTGCCAATCAATCGTGATTGAATACTGAGGCCTCTATTTAATAACCATATTTGGACTCTTTGCTGCCTTTGCCGCTTTATATTAGCCTTTCTGGCTTTCTGTGCCTGTGTTTGGGACATGACTGAATTGATTAGTCTCCAATTCGGGTAACAGGGCCCGACCTATGTAATAATTCTTCGTAGTCCAGGGGTTGCTGCAAATATACATATTGACTGCAAGAACTTGACACCATTGTGTTGAAGATAATCACCTGATAGAATGGCAAATAATGCATAGCTATAGCTGAGGCTTGTTTTACAGTGCCTCTTAAAAAATGACAGCTTCATAACAACCTCGTGCGCTCCAGTCCACTGTCGACCTTCTCGACTTGTGAAAGCCTCTAGCCCGACAAGGTAGATTGACCAATCGCATAGCCCGTGGTTTTAATATGGAGACAAAGGTGTTGTTCCGACCCTCCTTCACACATCTGTGTTGAAGCCGCTTCTGCAGCTTTCTCGGACATGGCCAATTATAATCTAGTACAATATGCACCCCTCCCCCTCCATAACAGCAGACACGTTGCTCTGCATCGACAAAAGTGAAAGACTGCTGAAACTGAAGAATAATTATTACCGTCTCAGATTTTGCTCTGGTTGCCTTGGCCGCCTTACCAACACAACGGTGTGAGTATGAATTGGTGGCGGACTCATTAGATCTCAACTAAGACAGTTGGCTTGCATTGTTTGACAAATAATTCTTTTTCACTTGTGATAGCCTCAACtttttaaac
It encodes:
- a CDS encoding RTA1 like protein-domain-containing protein, which codes for MATFDRNLCTLATCSVEKFGWYHYVPNLGANAFYLAVFAIFAIIQLYLAIRYRVWGTFALGLVLGCVTEAIGYAGRVMQARGDGIFKKKYFVIQLVCLTIAPALISAPIYLSLGRVVKAYGRQFSLMSPRTYAVIFICSDVVSLILQAMGGGLAATGKTQKKVDTGVHILVAGLAYQVLSLAVFIGLATHLWSRVRRMGTKDANPRFTELRASRQLKSFIWALSIATITITIRCIYRVVELSGGFKSEAANDEPSLMVLDGPMIMAALLALTVCHPGPLFFGDWKRLGQDSGYPEIGEEIEQVKQDVELLAG